A window of Cuculus canorus isolate bCucCan1 chromosome 20, bCucCan1.pri, whole genome shotgun sequence genomic DNA:
AAACTGGAGCTTAAAcacattcctttatttttctgaaaagaagtatttgtgTTCCTTCAATGCAGGAATTCTGATCCATACACCTCCGCACAGAACCCTTCCCATCGTTTTACTCTCATCTACTGTACAGCAGCTGTGGAAACTCCTGAATGGAAAACAGTGAGCAAATATGTGCAACAAAGCTGGACTGTTACTCCACCTGAAAGAAATAATAGGATTCACTGTTTTCCTGTGGCTACTCTATCAGTGGTCATGAATCTACTAGGAAAGAGATTAAACGGAAAAATCTAGagcagcaaaattaatttggcTCACATTCTTGATAAACAGTACCACTCTGTGTTGGTTTGTCTGCCTTTGTTCCCCCTGTACAAATTTTCatcactgcagctctgcttctgtcaaagcaaaaaaagcagagcaCTACCTTCTTTGGGAATTTTGATTAGCAGTATGATTTTTGGAATGACAGGTGGTACATAAAAGGCCATGCACTGCATAAAAGCCACATTGTAAGGCATGTCTGTGCTGGTTCAAGGTTGTAACGGTCACTTTTGTTCCTACTATGATAATACAGAGGGGAGCCCCAAATATACCTCTTACCACATTGGGTTGTATCACTGACCGGTTCACAATTACTGCTCCCCCTTTAACCCTTGAGACTACAGCAATTGCTTTACAGGTGGATCACTGCATGACAAAGCTGCTTCTGAGCTAAATATTAACCCAGGCCACAGCCCAGACCGTTTAACACAGCTAATCATAAACAAGTTCCAAACTAAGGATAGGAGACGAGAGATGAGGAATCCTAGTACTTGTATCGATCATTCTATCAGCACGTACCAGacttgcaaaacaaagaaatccagCTAGACCTCATTTTAATTTGAACATACACAGCCTTTGACTCCTCTCAGGTTAAGTAATTCTCTTCTGGATATCCCATGGAATACATGTAGTCAACCAATCTTTTCACAGATGGTTTAACACAGCTGCACAGAGAGTTATGAAGGcaataaaacacagagaaataccATACCGAGAACAAAGCTATAACAGGATAGTCAGTTGTTATTACTAAATATTTGCTGATCAAAACCTCCATGGGCCAGCTGACAGAACTACAtcaccaaacagaaaaagaacagaaacatcttagaataaaagacaacaaaatctGTCAAAAGGGTTAAAAACAGACATTTTGCACATTCAAGCCAATGAATAGTTATTAACAAAGCACTGTTTGCATGCACGTTAGCAGTCACAGAGACCAAATCTTGAACTTTGTACACAACCAACCTGTTGCTGCCCTTCATTTCATCCAGCTCCTTCTGCAATCTGGcactcttctcctcttcctcctgaagTTTCCTCTTTACCATCCGGAGCTCCTGCTGGGCTTCACACTTAATATCATTGGCTACAACAACTGCAGTCTGCAGGTCAGCTTGAAAACGCCTCCACTCTTCCGTGTCTTCCTAGAAAGAGCAATTAGAACGTCAAACTGTTTGCTATAACAATGCACCTACCCGAGCTGAGCACTTAGCTATTCATCTGTCTTTGAGGGATCACAAACAATCAGGATTTCAGCACAATTTCAAGATGACACTGAGGTCAAACTAAATATTTGCCTCTTTACACAGTACAAATGAGATTTCCAAGGAAACTGATGCTAAGCTCTCCACTAATACAACACTAAAAGTACAATTAAAGTTCTTTCTATCACTATTGATCATTCAGACTGCTGATACCACCACAAGCACTGGTGCTGAAAAGAGCTCATTGCTACTGATGATTCAGTTGTTCCAAAGTATAACAGCAGAAGTTCATAggtacaaaaagaaaacaagtaattttcaaaggatgtgttatatttttccttcacaggCAACGAAACAACTAGAAATGAGTGAAgagaataaagaacaaaattgtGTAGAAAGAACTTTCCATAATTGTTCTAGAAAAATGCAATGCTTCTCTCAAATCCAGCGCTGCAATAAGAGCTCAGCTTAGCTGTGTTGCGGAGTCTAAGCCTTACCTTCATTTGCTTAGTCAGAGCCTTCAGCTGCCTCTCTGTATCGTGTTTTTGTTCTTCCAGCTTCATTGCTTTACCTACGGAACagtaaaaaagggaaaatattattaaacaCATCAGGGTAAgggtgaaaaatgaaaatgggagggcagagcagcctatttggttttgcttctagCAATGCCACTAGATAGGCTAGAACTAGGTAGCCTAGACTGAAATTAAGACGGTCTGTCAGTGGATCAGGAATGGATaacagtagattttttttttaactcaaacaTCTCTGCAACGGTTCATTATTTCAAGGCATTAAACCAGACTTTTAAATTTACAGAATCACATGTGCAGGATCACACACACCCCTGGAGCACTGGAAAAGCGACACTCATTCCACCAGGTGGCAGCTCCCCTTCCACGACACCACAGCAACCTCGACTTCATTGCTCTCACCTGTTTTTCCctaaaagctctttaaaaggACAATAATTCCAGTTTCTAGAATGGACAATACATCCTTCACTGAAGAACGAGGCTTTGAGACTGTCTCTTGTCTTTTTAACAGCACAAACTGTTAAAATGGTGAATTTTGTGCATGAACAGAAAGGATTGGCCAAAACTGGAATACTTTTAAAGTGAGGCTCTTAACCGCCACATGAAGACatgcctcctcctccctgttGCAGCCACCTCTGGGCCCCCTGAATAAGTTcaattaaatccttttttttcagctccacCTACTTTCCAAGTCACTGATGAGCTGGTTATTGTGAAGTTTTATAGCACGATGCTGCTCCACCTGGTCCTCCAACTCGAAAATGGtctctttcaggttttttatATCTGCTTCATTCTCAGAtgctttttcctgcagtttctgGTTGGTTCTGCTCAGTTGCTCAGCCTGCCGGTCACACAACTCCTTTAGCTGACCACACTCATTCTCAGcctggaagagaggaaagcaagcTGCAAGTCTGTCTGTATTTCTTCAGAGATACCACTCATTACAGATTTCTCCGAGCATCTCATGGAATTAAGAACTGAACCCGTGTTTTAAGCATTGTACAAACTGAGTTTCAATGTAAACAAGACAATCTGAGGAAAGACAGAAGAGCTATGAatgtcagttttctttcctggtaaTAAAGATGATAAAACAAAATGCTACAAAGGAAATTACGTTTTCTAGATAACGACCCTAATTCCTAACCCATCTCTCTGCAGGTAATGAACAGAGAGGAATTATATTCCAAGAAAGCTCCGTATCTATTTACGCATCACGTTATGAGAGTGATATCATTGCCTTAGGGCCAATATCACGATCAGTTTGTTCACAttgattttgctgcttttaccATGTGCATTTCCAATGGACTGTGAAAACACAAACAGGAGAGCGAGCTACTGCAGATAAGTATATTTCTGGAATTAGGACATCTGGAATTACTGAAGGGAGAAATCTGCTGCACCTCACTGTGTtggctcagccccacagatcaATGCTTCCAGGTTTGTGGGAAGATCTCCCGAGTACGAAGAAGCTATGAAAAAGCAAGGTGTAGGCTGCCAATTCAGTGAGCAGCACTGAAGGGCAGCCTTACAGAAGCCTGTGGTCTTGTTTGGGTGTCACAAACACCCAATGATTCAAACCAGCTTAAtctgagggaaaggaagagtAAAAAGGAGGAAATCTGTGGTTTCCAAACCAAGCAATAAAAGTCTGGTATAGTCTGAGCACTCAgcagtttttcatttattctttacACACTGCAGCTCTAGCAAGCGCTTGGGAGCCGCCTCTACGGACTCCATTTGCTGTGGTCACtcatttaagctgaaaggaCATCTGGATTTTCTAAATCATTCCAATCATGGAGGTGCTTTTTGGCAATGCGCTCTCCCCCTGCACTGAGCCCATTCTTCTCATGGTCCCCATACGCTAACTACAACTTTCCGCAGCAGTGGGACATAATCACTGTCTTGTGCTTTATTACCACTGGTTCTGTGATGCCTCACATTGCAGCTCTCTTCTGAACATCCAGGATCacagagaaaatagaaacagTGATTTACTGGAGCAAAGCTACAAACTAAATGAGGCAGAGAAAAATTGTTCTAAAAtaaatccacttttttttttgccattacTTTGCCTGTCCCAACACAGAATACTTCTCAGTTTCCTCAGAATACTGtagttttatgaaaataatctcATCTGGAGCCTGACTGTGCATCATTAGTCATGTTATTGTAAAATCAGCTTCTCTGAGTGTTAGCTCATATCCATGTGTTCTCATAACCAATGACACCTATAGTGCACCACTAATTAATCACGATTAACTATTCAGAATTTGATATTCGCTGGTAAGTACTCAAGCCCTTCTTCTCTCCAATCTCCATTTGAGTTACCAAGTGATTTTTACTAATGTTTGTTCAAATAACATCaaagtttgtgggtttttttacctgttCTCTGTTCCAATTTTGATGAACACAATTCTATTCATTAAAATAGTAAATTCTGCAGAAGATATTAGAGGAAATTAGTTTTGAATTTAGAAACATAGCTTTACTAACAGTTATTCCTGGGAAAACATGCATATAGCAGCAGAAATAGACAACATCGTATGACCCCAGCTTCCCTTAAAACTAATTAATGCAATTTAAATCTCAGAAACTTATAATCAACGGCTCAATAACGATCTAAATGGCAATGATTACCTATTTATGGAAAAACAGACCATCAACCATTGTATTTTACAGCTGCCACTGCTTTACCTTTGATAGCAGCCCCTGAATGTGCTTCAGTTCACTGTTTGCCTTCAGCAGCTCTTGTTTAAGCTCAGTGCAAGACGCTTCTAACTGATCTTTTTCTGCATGGGCTACTTTCAGCATCTCCTGCACCTCAGAGTTGTCAGTGGTGCATCCCATTGCATTGATTTCTGCAGCCTTTTGTTTCTCACTCTCTAACTGAGTTTTGAGAGAGCCGTTCTCAATTTTTAGACCTTCTAAGGCAATTTTACAGTCCTCCAGAGTTTTTGTTACTGTGCTGTTGCTCTGCCGTTCCACTTCTAGAAGCTTAagtagcttttcattttcttcctgcaggCTTTTAATCACCTGCTGGGCATCTTGGTGCTCCCTCTCTAAGCTCCGTAGGCTGCTGGTTAACTGTTGCTGAATGTTGAgcaatttctctctttcaaattgtgctttttcaagaatttcagtgcatttttgtTCCAGTTCAAGGACTTTCCCCTCCTGagctctgctttcttcattCTTGGATCGCTCTTGGAGGAGAGTCATtagcttctcattttcttggCTAAGCTGTTCTGCTCTATCCCTATGCTGATGAAAGGAAGTCTCCAGAAGAGCTTTCTCTTCCACtagcttctcattttctgttgtcaGCTCCTGCACCATTTGCTGTTGATCCGACAGCTCCTGCAAAGTGGCTTGCAattcttctgctgtgctgtggtgaTTCTCCTCCATTTTTTGTATTCTCTCTGTAAGAGATGCAACAGAAAGGTCACTAATATTGTTTGGAGAACTTCCTGTAGTGGAGCATTTGGAACCTTTGAAGTGGTTGCTGCTGGAAGATGTTGGCCTGGAAGGTACATCTGCTATATGTTCAAAATCAGATGCATCGGGTGACAAGGAAGCTTTAGTTACATCACTGCTGGAAGAACCCGAATTGCGCAGCGCACCGCCACTCACACGCTGTCTGTGCTCATCCATTTCGCCTCTCGACACATGTTTTGATGGGCTTCCAAAACTGGATTCTTGGGTAGTTGGGGTTGGGAGGCTGCTGTCGCCTCCACTGCTTGTTGTTGTGTCTGAGAGAGGAGAGTTCTCTAGATAAAgcaatttctctttcaaaacacGATTTTCTTCTCCCAGGCTAGCAAGCTCTTTTTGaaaagttctgtttttttcctgaagggtCCGTATTAACGGATCTATGTCAACAGGTGATACCGTTTCTAAATTTTGGTTGGAAGCACCCATTGCTTCAGTGTTAAGCGACCCcttctctttgcatttcttcaatTCACAACGGAGTTTGGTAATTTCAGAATcttttgtctttgcttctgcCAGGAGTTCTTTAACCTGAGATTCCAGGACAGCCTTGTCACCGGTTTCATTCTCTTGCTTGGACTTGCTAGTGGGACGCACGTGCTTGGTCGGAGTCGGTGCACCAGAAGATGTGGGGCTGGGTTGTGTTTTCCTTGTATTGGCTTGACCACGCAATACAGCTCTCTCTCTGGATGCAGACGATGATATTTCCCGGGGTGCTGGAATCCCTGTGCGCTTTGCAGCTGAAACTGTTCCTTGAAGACAAAGAGATGAAGCAAACCGAGTCAgttcataaagaaaacaagtaacACAACAACAACGCTCTTTTCCAAGAGCCTAGAGCGGTCTTGGAAAAAATACCTGACTGCTTGAATAGGTTTAGTCACGACCGAGTGCGTGGATTCAGGTTTCAAAAGtttgtattattttccatttctttctctcctacCCCCCCGCAAAGGAACAGTTTGCTGAACTTCTTTCTAGTGTAATGATATAATACATAGAGGCTGCAATACAGGAATGGCAACTCCCAGGACCAGGAtgttaattatttgaaaataaaagttcttcAGACTACTATTGATTTCCAGGGAGACGTtcaataaattaagaaaagataCCACATACAACAACACATGTATGCATAGCAAGATGTGattagaaggggaaaaaaaaaaagtttgagtTGCTGATTTCATCTTCTGAAGTGCACTCTCAGAATACAGGACCACAGGTagtgaaaaaacagtaaaagccATCCTAACCATTAAAGGTGgttaaagaaaagcagctggTTCAAAGGGGAGGTGTTATACACCACTACAAGTGGCAAGACTAGGAATCTAagaaattcctgttttcagGACCTtactcaaaacaaaaagccctaAAATACAGAGCCATTAAGTTTTGGGATATGGTACAATGAAGAGACACTGTCTGATGTAGCCGTACACACAGGATGCAAGGGCCAGTTATGCAAACAGAAAGGGCTAGCGAGGCAGTGTTTGCAATAAAAACAAGTTCCAGAGGTGAAATCCTAGAATCAATTACATCTCACATTTGGGAGGCTCTCTTTGCTGATACACATGTGCAGCGTTTGCGGAAAACCAAGTGGTAAAGGGGACCAAAGGGGATGCAGACTCCCTGCTGCAAAACTGCACGGCTACCGCCTTACACCGTGAGCAGCCTCGTAAACCTCCCAAAGCACTTCTCACACGTTAAGAAAACCTCTCTCAGTAAGCGAAGGGTTAATATTAACACTCCCCAGTTTGCTCAGCATCTCTTTTGAAGAATGCACTAGGTTTATAAACCCCACACAACCAGGagcccctcctcctcctctctcccaaaCAAACACACTCTGCAGCAGGGACAATAAATACCCGGGGacaaagagcagctgaagaaaagacCCCTGAACACAGAGGCTGCGCTGGGAGGAGAGCACAGAGAGGGCTCTGTGATGGCAGGGGCAAGATAGGGCCAGAGACAAAGGCACCAGTGTTTATGGGAAGAGATAGTAGGGACAGCTTGGCCGGAGAGCCAACAGCCCACACAGCTTCATTGAGTCATCTACAGCTGGAGGCGCCAGCAGAGCAAGGCAGCTCTGGCTCCCCGGAGAAATGTGCAACGCAAGCGGAGAGGAGAGATTTTCCACTGCAGCTCAGATGGCTGTGGTGCAACTCCAGAGCTGAGAACGCATTTTTGATGGGCAGAGCTGAAGGCTCCCGGCTCGCTGCTCTCAGCCCGTTTCATAAACCCGAGGGTTCCCAAAGTCCGGTACCTGTAAAATCCGTTCACACTGAGCTCCACAGATGAGTGAAACTTTTAGTATCAGCGCAGGTAACACTGCAAGATGAGGGATAACAGGGAAATGGAATGGGCCACGATGcgctgctccagcagcaaaacatCAGCTTGGCACAGCTCCTTCTTGCTCAGGGGCAGAGGTTCACGCGGGGATCTCCAGGCACCCAGGAGAGAAAGCCCAAGGCCACGTTGGAATGTGTCGCTTGAACATCGAGCAGGAGAGGTGACCAGAGGAGCGCAGTCATCCTCACACAAGCCATAACCATACTGCAGATTCCAGATGTAAAATACACATTACGAACGGCTACAGATGTTCTTTGATGGAGCCTAAGGGGTGGATTTAAAGCCTTCTGCTATGCCCTGAACTTTTATTCAACCTGAACTGGTTTTCTACTGCTAGAACAAATTTTTATGACAAAGTGAGTACCTCAAATAAataatctgtgttttctttttttgcagtgacATGACTGTCATCTGGTCAGCACATGACTGCGTAGTGGGTGCTGCTGACTGGGCAATATTGTCTACGTTACaagaaataatgataataatgacATCAGTaaacacagcactgagaaaCTCACCTCTTCCTAAGAGAAACGTAGCACTTCTGGTAGCAATGCCAGCGTGCTTCTAATAACCACCTAATGACAATTGCAATGTGATCCTGAGCAATGGAAGATGCATACGCAAGGATAACAATTAAGCATATTTAACTGGGATTATCTGTACTTCACCAGGCTGCCAATCAGTGCAGGCTCTGAGCTTACTCAACCTGCCCCATGAGTTTTGTAAGACCCCACGCTCCGCTGACGTGTTCCATCATAAATCACAAAGCATTTGCTATCCATCAATAACCATTAAcctgcctgtttttttcatgacacAGATGTGTTTACatattttcctctgtctgcTCTCCAAAACAGTGCCATGCAATACTCAAAAAATACAGAGAgcccagaaaagaaacagttcttAATGGTGATTACAAAGCATCAAGCATAAGTACTACTATTAAAGTCTATTTTATGGGTACCTCTCCCCCGGAATGACCTTGAAATTGAGCAGCATAGCAGTTATAAATGGAACTGCCAACCCCACAGCCCGAGGCACCCACAGTGCAGGAATGGCATTTAGGGCTGTACAGCCACCCTGGTGACCTGATTAGCTCAGCACCCAACACTGGTTAAGGGCTATGAGAGACTCCAGACAGACACATGCCTACCAAGCTGCAGAACCCCATCTAAGGTTGATTTATACTGCTGCTGAAAGGGGCTGGAATCACACACAACTTGACCTCCTAGAAAGTGCTGCTTGTTTttagcagggaaaagaaaaataatcagccCTGCATCTCAAAGGAGACATTCCTagggaaataaaaaacccaccCGAACTATTAAATACCTTTCTGTTTAGTCAAAACGGTGCTAGGGCACCTCATTCCCGTTTTCACTGTTCATCCACCCTAGCCAACCTGTTAGCTTAACTATTCTCTTGCCAAGTTTGAGCACAACATCTTTCCTACTGTCCCATGTATTCAAGCTCAGGCTACCTCTGCCCAACAGCGTATTTCTCATTCCCTTTGACCCCTGCCTCACCTCCCATTCTCCCCATCCCACACCCACTCTTCTAATGAGCTCAGCTTGTGTTCCCCCCACCGCAGAAGGACTGGGAATTACTCATTAATTACTCCACTGAGAGTTATTGCCTGAAAACCTGTTTTGCTCAGACTAAGGTCACCTCATCATCACATTCCTCGCCTTGACGTCCAGTAAGAACTCTTCCATTTTCAGTATCAGCCACGCTATTCAAGTACGAGAGTTGAAACCCCAACATCTGTACAGAGCTTATcattttcaaagtgctttaaaattaaCAGCTATTTGACTCAAATCATCTGAAACACATAATTGCTAACTCTGTAACAGGTCAGCGAGATGCGATATGCCTCGGCCACGGTCAGAGTGAGTCAGTAAGGGCTGTCAGTAGGAGCTCCTGGCTGGCAGCCCGCCGTGCAGCTTTACTGTTTGCACCGCGTTCTGCCCGGGAGCACTCGCTGACTTTCCGCTGGTGTCAGAAACAAAGTGGGGCTTTAATGAGATAAAAGTTGACCCCTCATGATCATCTTTAGCCATTTGAATCCCATTTTCAGCACAGTGACaatgtttttcacagaaggatCAGGATTACTCTTCAGTTTTTCCACATAATGGTCTATATTTGATCTAAGCTCTCAGCACCTGCCACATCAACTCCCactggggcatccacagccgGAACAAAATGGACtatgaaatggagaaaagcatTTCCCGATCCCTCAAGGTGGCACACACAGGACTACTGTTCAGAAGTGAAGTCCATGCAGCATGGTTGATGTAACCACAGGGATGGCAGCGTAACGGAGAATAGGTGGCAAACATTTTACCAGTCACAGGAGGCCATGTGTGACATTTTGGAACGCAGATTCAGCATATGCATCTGCCTTCACACCCCGTGTGCTCTGAGCTAGCACATATCCCTGTCTTCCCAATAAAGCACTAGCCCTGAAGTTACTTTTATTTGAGTTGATTTTTAAGTATAATTAACAGTTCAAATACCAGCTTCTCCGGTCCCAGAGCGGAAGAAGAATCTCAGTTGAGAAGTGACTTAATTTGACCACAAAAACACCTCTGGAAATGTTCCAATTTCTGCCCTGAATCTATTTTATAGAAATGAAGTCAATACAAGATTATCCGCCTCTGGCCTTTGTGCCATTTGTGTCCCACAACCTGCCCTTTCCTTAATCCTTCCCTCCATCAGCATTTTAATAAACCAAAGGTTAAATGCCACGggcttctgctgctccagggacCAAATTAACAGGGAATGTTGTATTTTGTACTTTCTTCCTAAATTTTAGTCCTGTCAACTCGTAAGATACGAACAATAAACACACATTTTGTGAAGCATGTTTAAAAATCCACATTGAATTCCTTCTTCCATAGTTTCAGCAGGTACCAAGCCTCCTGCATGTCGAGCTCATCTGTGTAATTTAAGCATGCTGACCACTGaatcatttcagaaagcatttcagtcaTGTAAGACTAAAGCACGAAGACAGATGCATCTTTGGAGCGATGTTTTTAAACAATGGATACCTTATTTGAATTG
This region includes:
- the SPECC1 gene encoding cytospin-B isoform X1: MKSTARPWSAVPKQGSHGVDRGRLLSTTSTGMKTSKSSTSLAFESRLSKLKRASSDDMLTKPGAAAAAGVSRLKKTITTGAISELAESRLRPSTGTVSAAKRTGIPAPREISSSASRERAVLRGQANTRKTQPSPTSSGAPTPTKHVRPTSKSKQENETGDKAVLESQVKELLAEAKTKDSEITKLRCELKKCKEKGSLNTEAMGASNQNLETVSPVDIDPLIRTLQEKNRTFQKELASLGEENRVLKEKLLYLENSPLSDTTTSSGGDSSLPTPTTQESSFGSPSKHVSRGEMDEHRQRVSGGALRNSGSSSSDVTKASLSPDASDFEHIADVPSRPTSSSSNHFKGSKCSTTGSSPNNISDLSVASLTERIQKMEENHHSTAEELQATLQELSDQQQMVQELTTENEKLVEEKALLETSFHQHRDRAEQLSQENEKLMTLLQERSKNEESRAQEGKVLELEQKCTEILEKAQFEREKLLNIQQQLTSSLRSLEREHQDAQQVIKSLQEENEKLLKLLEVERQSNSTVTKTLEDCKIALEGLKIENGSLKTQLESEKQKAAEINAMGCTTDNSEVQEMLKVAHAEKDQLEASCTELKQELLKANSELKHIQGLLSKAENECGQLKELCDRQAEQLSRTNQKLQEKASENEADIKNLKETIFELEDQVEQHRAIKLHNNQLISDLESKAMKLEEQKHDTERQLKALTKQMKEDTEEWRRFQADLQTAVVVANDIKCEAQQELRMVKRKLQEEEEKSARLQKELDEMKGSNRLTAEEVESLEADTTNRWQGVCISRASPTPSESAATVKSLIKSFDLGCSGSTGQNITVHKVPRSPLSGIPVRTAPAAAVSPMQRHSVYNNAKPASKGVARHADLSDLPLADLLKRRNEELKPDHYLRKSPSLESLSKPPMAFSSRMLPSTPSSLKPQSKLSVERKDPLAALAREYGGSKRNALLKWCQKKTEGYQNIDITNFSSSWSDGLAFCALLHTYLPAHIPYQELNSHDKKRNLLLAFQAAESVGIKPSLELSEMMYTDRPDWQSVMQYVAQIYKYFET
- the SPECC1 gene encoding cytospin-B isoform X3, with amino-acid sequence MKSTARPWSAVPKQGSHGVDRGRLLSTTSTGMKTSKSSTSLAFESRLSKLKRASSDDMLTKPGAAAAAGVSRLKKTITTGAISELAESRLRPSTGTVSAAKRTGIPAPREISSSASRERAVLRGQANTRKTQPSPTSSGAPTPTKHVRPTSKSKQENETGDKAVLESQVKELLAEAKTKDSEITKLRCELKKCKEKGSLNTEAMGASNQNLETVSPVDIDPLIRTLQEKNRTFQKELASLGEENRVLKEKLLYLENSPLSDTTTSSGGDSSLPTPTTQESSFGSPSKHVSRGEMDEHRQRVSGGALRNSGSSSSDVTKASLSPDASDFEHIADVPSRPTSSSSNHFKGSKCSTTGSSPNNISDLSVASLTERIQKMEENHHSTAEELQATLQELSDQQQMVQELTTENEKLVEEKALLETSFHQHRDRAEQLSQENEKLMTLLQERSKNEESRAQEGKVLELEQKCTEILEKAQFEREKLLNIQQQLTSSLRSLEREHQDAQQVIKSLQEENEKLLKLLEVERQSNSTVTKTLEDCKIALEGLKIENGSLKTQLESEKQKAAEINAMGCTTDNSEVQEMLKVAHAEKDQLEASCTELKQELLKANSELKHIQGLLSKAENECGQLKELCDRQAEQLSRTNQKLQEKASENEADIKNLKETIFELEDQVEQHRAIKLHNNQLISDLESKAMKLEEQKHDTERQLKALTKQMKEDTEEWRRFQADLQTAVVVANDIKCEAQQELRMVKRKLQEEEEKSARLQKELDEMKGSNRCLISTS
- the SPECC1 gene encoding cytospin-B isoform X2; this encodes MGNQPGRAEEHDQGTVSAAKRTGIPAPREISSSASRERAVLRGQANTRKTQPSPTSSGAPTPTKHVRPTSKSKQENETGDKAVLESQVKELLAEAKTKDSEITKLRCELKKCKEKGSLNTEAMGASNQNLETVSPVDIDPLIRTLQEKNRTFQKELASLGEENRVLKEKLLYLENSPLSDTTTSSGGDSSLPTPTTQESSFGSPSKHVSRGEMDEHRQRVSGGALRNSGSSSSDVTKASLSPDASDFEHIADVPSRPTSSSSNHFKGSKCSTTGSSPNNISDLSVASLTERIQKMEENHHSTAEELQATLQELSDQQQMVQELTTENEKLVEEKALLETSFHQHRDRAEQLSQENEKLMTLLQERSKNEESRAQEGKVLELEQKCTEILEKAQFEREKLLNIQQQLTSSLRSLEREHQDAQQVIKSLQEENEKLLKLLEVERQSNSTVTKTLEDCKIALEGLKIENGSLKTQLESEKQKAAEINAMGCTTDNSEVQEMLKVAHAEKDQLEASCTELKQELLKANSELKHIQGLLSKAENECGQLKELCDRQAEQLSRTNQKLQEKASENEADIKNLKETIFELEDQVEQHRAIKLHNNQLISDLESKAMKLEEQKHDTERQLKALTKQMKEDTEEWRRFQADLQTAVVVANDIKCEAQQELRMVKRKLQEEEEKSARLQKELDEMKGSNRLTAEEVESLEADTTNRWQGVCISRASPTPSESAATVKSLIKSFDLGCSGSTGQNITVHKVPRSPLSGIPVRTAPAAAVSPMQRHSVYNNAKPASKGVARHADLSDLPLADLLKRRNEELKPDHYLRKSPSLESLSKPPMAFSSRMLPSTPSSLKPQSKLSVERKDPLAALAREYGGSKRNALLKWCQKKTEGYQNIDITNFSSSWSDGLAFCALLHTYLPAHIPYQELNSHDKKRNLLLAFQAAESVGIKPSLELSEMMYTDRPDWQSVMQYVAQIYKYFET